The following coding sequences lie in one Streptomyces sp. NBC_00510 genomic window:
- a CDS encoding isopenicillin N synthase family oxygenase: MTLQLPVIDLSAADRGPQARARLHRELHSAAHEVGFFQLTGHGVTAEETAALMRAIRAFFALPEADRLAIGNLNSPHFRGYTRTGDERTGGSQDWRDQLDIGAERPQHVPAAGEPPYWWLEGPNQWPADLPELRELSLAWIDRLSRVAHRLLHELLAAIGAPEGFYDEAFADEPHLHLKLVRYPGTAPTGGDQGVGAHKDYGFLTLLLQDEVGGLQVERSDGRFHDVPPLPGAFVVNLGELLEVATDGYLKATNHRVVSPAGARERYSVPFFYNPRLDARVAPLPFEHAHHAPGATQDPANPLFSEYGRNELKGWLRAHPEVARKHHPELVAAGAVPTG, encoded by the coding sequence CGGCCCCCAGGCGCGTGCCCGCCTCCACCGCGAACTGCACTCCGCCGCCCACGAGGTCGGCTTCTTCCAGCTCACCGGCCACGGCGTGACCGCCGAGGAGACCGCCGCCCTGATGCGGGCGATCCGCGCGTTCTTCGCCTTGCCCGAGGCCGACCGGCTCGCCATCGGCAACCTGAACTCCCCGCACTTCCGCGGCTACACCCGCACCGGCGACGAGCGCACCGGCGGCAGCCAGGACTGGCGCGACCAGCTCGACATCGGTGCCGAGCGCCCGCAGCACGTCCCGGCCGCCGGTGAGCCCCCGTACTGGTGGCTGGAGGGTCCCAACCAGTGGCCCGCCGACCTGCCCGAGCTCCGCGAACTCTCCCTGGCCTGGATCGACCGGCTCAGCCGCGTCGCCCACCGGCTGCTGCACGAACTGCTCGCCGCCATCGGCGCCCCCGAGGGCTTCTACGACGAGGCCTTCGCCGACGAGCCGCACCTGCACCTGAAGCTCGTCCGCTACCCGGGCACCGCCCCCACCGGCGGCGACCAGGGCGTCGGCGCGCACAAGGACTACGGCTTCCTCACCCTGCTGCTCCAGGACGAGGTCGGCGGCCTGCAGGTGGAACGCTCCGACGGCCGCTTCCACGACGTGCCGCCGCTGCCCGGCGCCTTCGTCGTCAACCTGGGCGAGCTGCTGGAGGTCGCCACCGACGGCTACCTCAAGGCCACCAACCATCGCGTGGTCAGCCCGGCCGGCGCCCGCGAGCGCTACTCCGTGCCCTTCTTCTACAACCCCCGCCTCGACGCGCGCGTGGCCCCGCTGCCGTTCGAGCACGCCCACCACGCGCCCGGCGCCACCCAGGACCCGGCCAACCCGCTCTTCTCCGAGTACGGCCGCAACGAGCTCAAGGGCTGGCTCCGCGCCCACCCCGAGGTCGCCCGCAAGCACCATCCGGAGCTCGTCGCGGCGGGGGCCGTGCCCACCGGCTGA